A stretch of the Gracilinanus agilis isolate LMUSP501 chromosome 4, AgileGrace, whole genome shotgun sequence genome encodes the following:
- the LOC123247610 gene encoding DNA-directed RNA polymerase II subunit RPB4-like: protein MAAGGSDPRAGDVEEDASELVFPKEFETAETLLNSEVHMLLEHRKQQNESAEDEQELSEVFMKTLNYTSRFSRFKNRETIVSVRSLLLQKKLHKFELACLANLCPETAEEAKALIPSLEGRFEDEELQQTLDDIQTKRSFQY from the coding sequence ATGGCGGCTGGAGGCAGCGACCCTCGTGCTGGCGACGTGGAGGAAGATGCCTCGGAGCTTGTCTTTCCCAAAGAATTCGAAACAGCAGAAACTCTTCTAAATTCAGAGGTCCACATGCTTCTAGAACATCGAAAGCAACAGAATGAAAGTGCGGAGGATGAACAAGAACTTTCAGAGGTTTTCATGAAAACTTTAAATTACACTTCACGTTTTAGTCGTTTTAAAAATAGGGAAACCATTGTTAGTGTTCGGAGTTTGTTACTCCAGAAAAAGCTCCATAAATTTGAGTTGGCTTGTTTAGCGAACCTTTGTCCTGAGACAGCAGAGGAGGCTAAGgctctgattccaagcctagagGGTCGATTTGAAGATGAAGAATTGCAACAGACCCTTGATGATATTCAGACCAAGAGGAGCTTCCAGTATTAA